The stretch of DNA AATTTCTATACTAGGAAGGGGGAAAGTATCTACTACCTTTGTTGGTGGAGCTGTCAACAAAAGTGGCTTTTGTTAAAGAATCTGTTGGGTTACCAAGAGGCTCTTCAGAAACCTTTCTCCTCTGCATTGAAATCATGTGCAAACACAAGTTCAAATCTTTTCAGCATAATCCTAATTTCATACAACTATTAGTTTCCAAGTTTTAGCCTTCCAAAAGATATTGGCTTACAAACCctttaactttttcttcaacATCCTATAATCTAAAATTATAGTCCACCAattaatataaacaatttaGATGTATATCAAATCTTTACAGTATCAAGTGACTCCTACTTGAAAAACTATAAGAACCCATTATAAAATTCTGTTTGAATGATATCATGAAGAATTGCACAAGAGTAAACGTTTTTTTACCCTCaaaatgatagatttttttatttttttttcaaaatgatagaTTCAATCCATACTTACAAAACAACCTTAGGAAACACAAACCATCATTACAGCATCACCATACCTTCAGATTATCACCAGATATTTCCCCATTGCCACTTGAAAGCTGAATCATATCTCCATCATCGTCAAGATCTTCATCATGAATTCTTCGAACATAATCTACTGGCTTctgcaaaatattttcaacatagTTAAGAGGCAAACATCTCACATACAAAAGAAAGGAGGGGTAGGGGGAGGGGGGAGGCTGACATTGGAAGTAAACTAATAGAAGTACAATTTATGTACTAAcatgaaatattgattttataagTGCTTCATCCTCTTCTTCCAACCTTTTCTCCTGCCAGCATTAAAAATCAACTAATACAGCCAGAACCAAATGATACTACAgaggacagagagagagagagagagagatagaccTAGAAATATTAACTACAATATGAACAAATATTTATGCAAAGAGGCCAAAGTTCCACTTCTAGTAAAAGGACAAACAGTAGAATTAGTTTATGTGAATCAAAAGATAAACCAATTACAGTAAAATAGTCTTATATACTGTTTGAACAAGTGGATTTTACTATAGAATGGAGTGAAGTAAATAATTATGGATGTACGTGAACAAATTTCCCCCAAGAAGTTTACAGTGTAAATACAATTGTCGCAGTTAACTAAACAACTTCTCATAGACAGGAATACTGATGCATTCCAGGCAGCTAAAACCAGTGACCCACAATTGAAGCAACATAGAAGAGATTTGATCCAGTGGCTGGTTGAAGAAAGATACTAGACAGGGAAATCAATccatttgtttattatgcttgACCATGGATAAGTACTCACTCACAATATGCATGAGAAAAGTCTTGAACATGCAACTGTTCACCCTACAAAAGAGCCCAACCAACACAATGAAAGTGACTGTGCAGCCCAGTGGGATTTAGTAACGAGAGAGATCCGATATACTTTTGCACTTAAGGAGCAAAACTGATCTAAACACAGAGCGCACATTAATCATACCTTTTCCCCGGCTGTGCGCTGCAAGGCCTCAAGCATGGCATCTACACTCACAGTAGCATGTCTAGACTGcaagacaagaaaaaaagggGGGGCATTAGTATCAAACTCATATTGACCTCAGGTTCAAACCAGGcgtaaattgattaataaagcaATAATGTTATACAACATGATGATGATCTAAGGCAATATGTCTACAATTACGAAAGCTATTTGAGCCCTGGATTCCATTCCTCTCACTGTTAAGTGGATACTTGATTAAATAAAACCCATTTACTAAAGAAAGTACCTTCATAGACTTCATCTCATCTAGCGCAGCAAGGATATCCATCTCTCTCTTTGAATCCAAGGTTCTGTTCTCTAATGATTTCATAGCATCTCCCATCTCCTCAGCATCTCTTTTCTGTTTTTCGATCTCTGTTACCTGACGAAAAGAACAATTTATTGACAAAGTCACAAGTTATGTTGATAACAACACTGGGGATCTGGCCACATAATATTTAGTTGTGCACAGGAAGCTCTAGGGCATGTTTGGTAAGTTAATTTCTCTAATTGTTGAAAATTCTTTGAAAGGGAATTTTGATATGtattcttggaaagaaaaatttctATAGAATGAAAAGTTTTTTGTATACAAGCTTTATGACATGTTTATATTGAGTTTGGTCAAAGTGGGTAGAAAGAACAAAGAGTTGCAACGATAAAAATGTTTTGCAATGGATTTTGTATTGAATATTCcggatttgtgatttttatgtcCCAAAACCGAGGTAAATACTCGGATGACAAAAATGTTTgggtgatgatttttttttttacgattttaaagatgtttgaaatgaaagagaCCTTTCTCAAACCAAACATGCTTCAACTTTTTACCTCGTCCTCTTCACGCCAAGGCTCAAAATTCCGTGTGGCACCAGACTCAACAATATAGTCTGAATTTTTTGGATCTGTCCTCATCGCAAGCTCCGCAGAACACTTTGTACATTTGAAGTAGAATCGAAAGATTTGAATTCCTAAATATGTCTGCAACCGATTAAAGATAAGTGATCTTGTTCATTAAACATcacatattcaaatctcacatGAAGAAACCAGCAAAACAAGTACAAACCACTATAGAAAACCAAGAAGGAATATTAACCACGAGGATAGTAGAAGGAATATTAACCACGAGGATAGTAGTAAAGCTGAGGCTCATGCATTTAAGACACTTTCTTTGCTCTAAACAAGCTATATCATAAGTATGTGgtacaaaaaattatagatctgtGGTTAATGTCCTCTATCTGGAAAAGGAAAAGCAACATTAACATATTTAAAGCCAGACAAGTTCTTCATATTTAGCTTTTCACACTGTTTTGGGGGAAAATGTTCTGGCAACACAGCAAGTTTCTTTTGAGTCATATCCCATATAATCCTCACTTCAAGGCACTGGACAGGTCATATCATCACACTTAACGATATAGGgaaattgaaattaaacaaTTTACAACTGCCAACATGGAATACAGGACTAGGATAGGCTGGGTTTTATAGATGATATGGAGTTAAGACTGACCAATAAAATAGTTACAGGTTTAAAAgaacattaattaaaaaaatacaacggCCAAATATTTAGAGCAGGGCATTTTGTTGACTTtcaggcttcgtttgttttcacaactcctctcaactcatctcatctcatcattacaattttatcaaatttccacacaaaataaaataaacaattcaacttttttaatttccaaaacaaaaataatattaaaaaaatatattctaacaatattttattaaacttttaactttaatctcaactcatctgtgaaaacaaacaatgcCAATTGACAAAtacaaacaagaaagaaataaacttCAATCTCTTtgctcaagaaaacaaaaaaaaaatagacaatcAAAATAAGCAAGTGTTAACAGGTAAAAAATCTCGAATAATGTAAAACGGGCAGTCCTAGAGTTGACAAGTATAATCCAATATAAGAGTAACATCAACTTTCAATTTAGGTAGGAAGCCCTAAAACAAAGAAAGGGGATACATACCTCGCCTATGACATCCTCTTTACGGGAATTGAACTTGGTGCCCTTGTAGATGTAATTACCGCAGGTGTTGCAGCGAATGCTCATGGGAAGCATCATGCGCACTTTCATCTGCTGGTTCTTCGGCCTCCGAACCCTCGGCAGCTTCGACGGATCGAAGTCCGGGGGATAGTACTTGTTTAGAACCTTTCTTTCTCCCATCCTTCAAACAAATTCCCCAAGCAGCACTTCTGATTAGGCTTCGAGAGGACTACAATCACCAGATGTGAAATACTCAATATatattgactatatatatatatatatatatatgactgcTTTCTCATAACTTTCTATATAGAGTTGAGTTCTgcaacaaaaaatgtaaaatttaaatatttcatagtTAAGGATCAATTTTTcccatggttttttttttttttatcgatatatgcaaaagtaaaaaataaaaaaagattctCAGTTACACCCAGTAAAAGAAAGAACTTAGGCATAGATTCACAATAGATTAAGATagcaacaaaaacaacaagTTTTCAGaaacaaagaatatatataaggcCGAGACAGAGATCTAAACTCCATCTAGCCAGAATGTAAAACTATGGACTTAAAAGAGAATATAAAATTGAACCTCAAACCAATAGAAGAGAACTAAAGTCataaaaaactgaataaaatagaatgagaaGAGGGTATATAGTACCAAACTTGAGTAGATGCTGGAATCGTTTTTGTCAGACAAACCAAATGCGTTAAGGGCTTGCAACCAAAAAGGGTAAGTGATCCTGTGATCCTAACCCATTTTGGTCTGTCATGGAAATTACTGTAGATCCAAATACGAGAGGATTGAAGCGAAAAACATCTCATACGCAGTTATGGAGAAGATAATGGCATAAGAAAGATTCTCTTACACGCAGTTATAGCCTTGTCGACGATGGTTCCCTTATCAGTGTGACTAGGGCCACTGGTGACTGGCGACGGGGCCGGGCGATGAGGAGCGGAGGGGGAAGGTAGTTGACAAGTGTCACAcgccaagaagaagaagaagcaaagaAGTCAAATCGTAACCCATTTATACAATCTTGGGCTTCTAATCAAGTAGCTACAATCACGGGCT from Juglans regia cultivar Chandler chromosome 4, Walnut 2.0, whole genome shotgun sequence encodes:
- the LOC118348244 gene encoding splicing factor YJU2-like, translated to MGERKVLNKYYPPDFDPSKLPRVRRPKNQQMKVRMMLPMSIRCNTCGNYIYKGTKFNSRKEDVIGETYLGIQIFRFYFKCTKCSAELAMRTDPKNSDYIVESGATRNFEPWREEDEVTEIEKQKRDAEEMGDAMKSLENRTLDSKREMDILAALDEMKSMKSRHATVSVDAMLEALQRTAGEKEKRLEEEDEALIKSIFHKPVDYVRRIHDEDLDDDGDMIQLSSGNGEISGDNLKRRKVSEEPLGNPTDSLTKATFVDSSTNKGSRYFPPS